From the genome of Pseudomonas sp. PDM14:
CTGGCATTTCTTTGATTACAGGGTTTTCTCATGAATGCCAAAGCTGAAGCTAAAGACTCACGCTTTGACCTGCTGAAGTGGCTGGTTGTTGTCGCTCTAGTGGTCGCAGGTGTGGTCGGCAATCAGTATTTTTCGGCTGAACCTCTCCTGTATCGCGTGCTGGTCCTGTTGGCGCTTGCGGCTGTAGCCGGTTTTGTAGCGCTGCAGACCTCAAAGGGTCAAGCCTTCTTCGGTCTGGCCAAAGAGGCTCGCACCGAAATTCGCAAGGTTGTATGGCCAACTCGCCAGGAAACAATGCAGACCACGCTGATCGTGGTTGCCGTGGTTCTGGTGATGGCGCTGGTTCTGTGGGGGCTGGATTCCCTGCTGGGCTGGCTTGTTTCGTTGATTGTCGGTTAAGGGTGTCCCGTGGCTAAGCGTTGGTACGTTGTGCATGCTTACTCGGGTTACGAGAAGCATGTCATGCGCTCGCTGATCGAGCGCGTGAAGCTGGCTGGCATGGAAGAAGAGTTTGGCGAGATTCTGGTCCCCACCGAAGAAGTGGTGGAGATGCGTAACGGCCAGAAGCGCAAGAGTGAGCGCAAGTTTTTCCCGGGCTATGTCCTGGTTCAGATGGAAATGAGCGAGGCGACTTGGCACCTGATCAAGAACACGCCGCGCGTCATGGGCTTCATCGGCGGTACCGCTGACAAGCCTGCGCCCATCACTGAAAAAGAAGCGGATGCCATTCTGCGTCGCGTCGCCGATAGCGGTGATAAGCCGAAGCCGAAGACACTGTTCGAGCCGGGCGAGACTGTTCGAGTAATCGACGGCCCGTTTGCCGACTTCAACGGTGTGGTCGAAGAGGTCAACTACGAAAAGAGCCGGATCCACGTGGCCGTGCTTATTTTTGGTCGCTCCACGCCGGTGGAGCTGGAGTTCAGTCAGGTCGAGAAGGCGTAACTGGACAATGCATCCCATACCCCACAGCCGTTGGCTGTGGGGTTTTTTCGTCACTGGGATAAAGGCGTTATCAACCGGGGAGCCAAATTGGCGCTAGAACCCGTAACTGGAGTAGCTCATGGCTAAGAAGATTACCGCTTATATCAAGCTGCAAGTGAAGGCCGGTCAGGCCAACCCGTCGCCGCCCGTTGGTCCTGCACTGGGTCAGCATGGCGTGAACATCATGGAGTTCTGCAAAGCTTTCAACGCCCGTACTCAGGGTATGGAAGCCGGTCTGCCGACTCCAGTGATCATCACTGTATACAGCGACCGCAGCTTCACGTTCGAAACCAAAAGCACCCCGGCTTCGGTT
Proteins encoded in this window:
- the rplK gene encoding 50S ribosomal protein L11; translated protein: MAKKITAYIKLQVKAGQANPSPPVGPALGQHGVNIMEFCKAFNARTQGMEAGLPTPVIITVYSDRSFTFETKSTPASVLLKKAAGLTSGSARPNTVKVGTVTRAQLEEIAKTKAADLTAADLDAAVRTIAGSARSMGLNVEGV
- the secE gene encoding preprotein translocase subunit SecE, with product MNAKAEAKDSRFDLLKWLVVVALVVAGVVGNQYFSAEPLLYRVLVLLALAAVAGFVALQTSKGQAFFGLAKEARTEIRKVVWPTRQETMQTTLIVVAVVLVMALVLWGLDSLLGWLVSLIVG
- the nusG gene encoding transcription termination/antitermination protein NusG: MAKRWYVVHAYSGYEKHVMRSLIERVKLAGMEEEFGEILVPTEEVVEMRNGQKRKSERKFFPGYVLVQMEMSEATWHLIKNTPRVMGFIGGTADKPAPITEKEADAILRRVADSGDKPKPKTLFEPGETVRVIDGPFADFNGVVEEVNYEKSRIHVAVLIFGRSTPVELEFSQVEKA